AATTCCTTTTAGGAAGATATGTGAAAGATAAAGGAAAAGAGATAAATTCCCAATCATTAGTTGCATCTGGTAGTGATGCATTGTTTGATGCAATTCTATCGTTGTCTACAGTAGTAGCTGCTATTATTAGTTTAATTTGGAACATTAGTTTGGAAGGTATCCTAGGAACTATAATTGCACTTGTTATTATAAAAGCAGCTATTGAAATGTTATCTGAAACATTAAGTAGTATGATTGGTACTCGTGTAGATAGTGAGATAACTGATAGGCTTAAAGAAACTGTTAAATCATTCGATGAAGTTTTAGGAGCTTATGATTTGGTACTGCATAATTATGGTCCAACACAATTGATGGGTTCTGTACATGTTGAACTTAAGGATAATATGACTGCAAGAGACATACACAAGCTAACAAGAAAGATTCAATACCATATAAACAATGAATTTGGGATTGTTTTAACTGTAGGTATATATGCATCTAATACAGATAAGGAATTTGGAAAAATTAAAGAGGATCTTATAGAAATTATTAAAAACTATCCGGAAATATTGGAAATGCATGGTTTTTATGTGGATGATGATATTAATTTGATTACTTTTGATATTATTGTTGATTTTAATGCAAATAGCCATAAAGTAAAAGAGAAGGTTTTAGAGGAAATTAGAAATAAATATCCAAACTATCAATTTGATGCATTATTAGATGCAGATTACAGTAATTAATTTCACTAGGATTTTCATTGTTTTCATTATTTTCTAATTATTCTTTTTTTTAAATGGCTTTAACAATTTATCTAATTCTAATCATTAAAACAATTCCTTAATTATTTTATTTTTTATTTAATTCAATGGGAAATATTATTTGATTCTAGGAGAGGTATTTTAATTTTTTTATAAATAATCTGGATAAATAGCTTAGAAAAGTAGTATTTAAAATAAGAAAAAAATAAATTATGGGGGAGCTTTAATAGCTCTCCCTTTATTATTTATTATTTATTTTTTAGTTATATTGCAGTCCATCCACCGTCAATACAGATTAATTGGCCTGTACAGTAACTGGAAGCATCGGATGCTAAGTAAATTGCAATACCATCCAATTCACCAGGTTCACCTAAACGGCCTGCTGGACAGTATGCTTTAATAAGATCCATAAATCCGTCTAATGCTATGGAATCTTCGGTTAATTCAGTTGCAAATACTGCTGGGCCAATTGCATTTACAGTAATGTTGTATTGTGCCCATTCAACAGCTAAATCTTTAGTTAAGTTCATCACTCCACCTTTTGCAGAGGAATATGCACTAATTCCTCCTCCAGGGAAGATTACTCTACTGTGGATAGAACCAATGTTGATGATTTTACCGTAATTTTGTTTAATCATGATTTCTCCAACAGCTTTACACATATAATATACACTGCTTAGGTTAATGTTTATGATACTATCCCAGTTTTCTTTAGGCTGGTCAACAACCATTAAGTTGTTTCCAATACCTGCTGCATTAACTAAAATATCAATTCTTCCATAAGCATCCATTACTTTTTGAACAGATTCTGCAATGTTGTCTACATCACTAACATCAGTTACTGCATAGATGACTTCGCAGCCATATTCGTCTTTTAATATTTT
This sequence is a window from Methanobrevibacter olleyae. Protein-coding genes within it:
- a CDS encoding cation diffusion facilitator family transporter; translated protein: MDRNKIIVKTSVIGIMVNLILVAFKATIGIMVNSIAITLDAVNNLTDALSSIITIIGTKLAGKAPDKKHPYGYGRIEYFSSVIISVIVLLAGITALEESFPKIFNPVLADYNFVSIFIIAVAVVVKFLLGRYVKDKGKEINSQSLVASGSDALFDAILSLSTVVAAIISLIWNISLEGILGTIIALVIIKAAIEMLSETLSSMIGTRVDSEITDRLKETVKSFDEVLGAYDLVLHNYGPTQLMGSVHVELKDNMTARDIHKLTRKIQYHINNEFGIVLTVGIYASNTDKEFGKIKEDLIEIIKNYPEILEMHGFYVDDDINLITFDIIVDFNANSHKVKEKVLEEIRNKYPNYQFDALLDADYSN
- a CDS encoding SDR family oxidoreductase gives rise to the protein MKNYFDIKDKVALVTGASSGLGWQIAQAFASQGAKMALFARREDRLEENAKILKDEYGCEVIYAVTDVSDVDNIAESVQKVMDAYGRIDILVNAAGIGNNLMVVDQPKENWDSIININLSSVYYMCKAVGEIMIKQNYGKIINIGSIHSRVIFPGGGISAYSSAKGGVMNLTKDLAVEWAQYNITVNAIGPAVFATELTEDSIALDGFMDLIKAYCPAGRLGEPGELDGIAIYLASDASSYCTGQLICIDGGWTAI